The Thiorhodovibrio frisius genome segment CGAAATCTCGCCTCTGTTCGGGCGCTGTCTTGCCACGCAATACCAAGAGGTCCGCGCGGCTCTTGGTGGTGGCGATCTGCTTGAATTTGGCGCCGGCAGTGGTGCGCTGGCAGTCGATCTGCTGGCGGAGCTGGCGCACCGCGATGCCCTGCCGGAGCGCTATCTGATTCTGGAGCCAAGCCCTGATTTGCAAGCCCGGCAACGCGAAACAATCGCTGAGCGACTGCCAGAACAGGGCCATCGCGTGCAGTGGTTGACGACCTTGCCGGATGGCTTTCAGGGTGTGGTCATTGCCAATGAAGTCCTGGATGCCATGCCCGTGCATCGCTTCTGTATTGACGAGGACGGCGTGCCGGCGGAGATCTTTGTCGTGCTCGATGAGGCTGGCGATGGGGCTGCTTATGACGGTGCTGACGATGCTGGCAAGGAAAAGGTTGAGGGGGCTAGTGAGGGAGCCGGCGAGGAGACCGACGAAGCCTTGGTTGAGCAGGTCGGATCGCCGCGCTCCAAAGGCTTGCAGAACGCCGTGCTTGCGCTGCAAGCCCGGGGTCTGGCGCTGGAGCCCGGCTACAGCTCCGAGGTCAACCTGCGCCTGGCGCCCTGGATGCGGGCGCTGGCCGGGGCCGTGGAGCGTGGGCTGGTGCTGATTATCGACTATGGCTATCCGCGCCGCGAGTATTACCATCCCCAGCGTCGTGCTGGAACCCTGATCAGCCACCACCAGCATCAGGCCAAGGCCGCGTTATTCGCCCGGCTTGGCCTGCAGGATATCAGCGCCCATGTTGACTTCTCCGCCGTGGCAGATGCCGCCATTGCTGCTGGTTTGACACTGGCCGGCTACAGTACCCAGGCAAATTTTCTTATCGGCTGCGGACTCGATCAGCACATGATGGACGCACTTGCCGGCGCTATCGACCCTCACCAGCAAATGCGAATTAGCGCCGGGGCCAGACAGTTGGTGCTGCCCGCCGCCATGGGTGAGCGTTTTCAGGTGATCGGGTTCGGGCGGGGTCTCGAGCGTCCCTGGCGGGGCTTTGGGGTGCGCGATCTACGCGCGCGTCTGGAGGTCACCAAACATGCTACCCAGTCGCGCGCTGGGTTATCGGAATAACTCTAACCGAATGAATGGCAGAGCAATCCATCGGCCAGCTTGGGCTCAAACCAGAAAGCTTGTAAATCAACCTTTTAATATCAACGGCTTACGCATCGCTGATTCCACACCAGATGCCCATAAATGACTGATCCAGCCCGAACGTGACTACTCTAAGTCACGTTTTAGTCACGTTAGACCCGGCGCCTTGCGAGAGCCGAGATTACCAGACTTCCAGAGATGAAGAAAACGAACGCCCATAGGACCAATATAGGCACGACTATTGCTTCCGTATCGCAAAGGCGTCTCCCACTTCTGATAGGGAGTCCTCAAAGTCTGTGAGATTGACTTGCATGAAATGGAGGTCAAACCACCCGATTCCTGAAACGGCATAAGCGGCGGGGCAGGGGAGCAGAAGGCGTGCCTGTATGGCATGGTTTATGCTTCGTTAATGTGGACTGTCAAGATTCAGACACACGGAAGTCGGCAAAGCCTCCGATCACTGCTTGACCAGGCTGCAAGTCGCGGGGAACCGCCTTCAGAGCACGGAGTGTATTCAATACTACTTTCGAGATGCAATTTTTTTTTAACAATTACCCGTGGATGGTAAAAATCTTCAGTAACCTGAACACTACATGAAAAAACATGTTGCACGTCAGAACAAAATTGATGAAACTGCTTTTTCAATTTGACCGTCACTTCAATCTTCATTCTAGGTCTTCCCGATCCATCTGTACTTAACTCTAAAAGAGTCCAGTAGTAATTCCAAGCTATTCTCCCTTGCATAAATAACATTTCCTCGATAATGTCAGGTAAGTACGGGAGTTGCAGCGATACTTTCTGCTTTATAATGTATTTAATGATGTCGAGGTCCTTCGAAGGAACATCGGAAATGTTATTCTGCCCTTTCATGAAATGATTTCGCCATCAAAAGTGACTTTGGGAACTGAATCAGAAATTTACAGTAACAAAATACGTGGCATATGAATAATCAGTAATTAAGACAAGGATGCCTTCTTCTTTTGGCTCATACTGATCGATCATTCCGCCAAGTTTCTCTTTACTTTCAACGGCATCGAATAATTCTAATAGCTCCTGACGTGTCCTGTAATTGTGCTTATTGGGAGGTTTTTTACTTAAAGCGCATTTTGCATAAACTAACATCGCCCCTCGACCCACAGCTAAGAAACATTCTTTGTACAGCTTTGAAAGTCTGGGTAATTCAGCTTTTAAAAACTCCAGAGCTTGGTCATTTTGGTTAGATGAGTTCATAGAGGTTTTGAAAAGAGGTGAAGCTAAAGTTACCAACATTGCTGAGGTAAAAAACCGTAGACAATAGACCTAAGAGTAATTTGACTCATCATCAAACATGACGGA includes the following:
- a CDS encoding class I SAM-dependent methyltransferase, with protein sequence MPALDQAPEDRAHHQRLLGLIAEEIHAAGGVLGFDRFMELALYAPGLGYYVAGLPKLGASGDFVTAPEISPLFGRCLATQYQEVRAALGGGDLLEFGAGSGALAVDLLAELAHRDALPERYLILEPSPDLQARQRETIAERLPEQGHRVQWLTTLPDGFQGVVIANEVLDAMPVHRFCIDEDGVPAEIFVVLDEAGDGAAYDGADDAGKEKVEGASEGAGEETDEALVEQVGSPRSKGLQNAVLALQARGLALEPGYSSEVNLRLAPWMRALAGAVERGLVLIIDYGYPRREYYHPQRRAGTLISHHQHQAKAALFARLGLQDISAHVDFSAVADAAIAAGLTLAGYSTQANFLIGCGLDQHMMDALAGAIDPHQQMRISAGARQLVLPAAMGERFQVIGFGRGLERPWRGFGVRDLRARLEVTKHATQSRAGLSE